The Pirellulales bacterium genome has a segment encoding these proteins:
- a CDS encoding acetylxylan esterase, protein MLHYLLAGLFVALICVSFASADEPINYDESRVAPYTLPDPLLCEDGTRVTDAQSWRMHRRPELLRLFEEHVYGRLPGRPPGERFEVIQTDEQALGGLALRKRIVARFDPATDQPQLTIECYLPRGQTVPVPVFVGMHLFDRDAAYPAAAKVVSSKEQPDKDREAGLAMAGFRNLPGSKIIETILARGYGVATLTAADFAADDKEHYDKGVLGWFEHDRAKRPADMGKAIAAWAWGLSRAQDYFETDPAIDARHTIVVGHSRMGKTALWAGAQDERFAIVISNNSGCGGAALSRRDFGETVARINRVFPHWFCDNYRRYDGNEAACPVDQHELIALSAPRPVYVASAEEDPWADPRGEFLAVQAAEPVYRLLGKTGLGANELPPVNQPIGGEMGYHIRSGQHALADYDWLRYLDFADRHFDRRSP, encoded by the coding sequence ATGTTGCATTACCTGCTGGCCGGTTTGTTCGTGGCGCTGATCTGCGTGTCGTTCGCGTCCGCGGACGAGCCCATCAACTACGACGAAAGCCGCGTGGCGCCGTACACGCTGCCCGACCCGCTGTTGTGCGAGGACGGCACCCGTGTCACCGATGCGCAGTCCTGGCGCATGCACCGCCGCCCGGAGCTCTTGCGATTGTTCGAGGAGCACGTCTATGGGCGCCTGCCCGGCCGTCCGCCTGGCGAGCGATTTGAGGTCATCCAGACCGACGAGCAAGCCCTCGGAGGCCTGGCCCTTCGCAAACGCATCGTGGCGCGGTTCGATCCGGCCACCGATCAGCCGCAATTGACGATCGAGTGCTACTTGCCTCGCGGGCAGACGGTGCCGGTGCCGGTGTTTGTTGGCATGCATCTGTTTGATCGCGATGCCGCGTATCCGGCGGCCGCCAAGGTGGTCTCCTCGAAGGAGCAGCCGGACAAAGACCGAGAGGCCGGGCTCGCGATGGCCGGTTTCCGAAACCTGCCCGGCTCCAAGATCATCGAGACGATTCTCGCGCGCGGCTACGGCGTCGCAACGCTGACGGCGGCCGATTTCGCCGCCGACGACAAAGAGCACTACGACAAAGGGGTGCTCGGCTGGTTCGAGCACGACCGCGCAAAGCGTCCGGCCGACATGGGCAAGGCGATCGCCGCCTGGGCCTGGGGATTGAGCCGGGCACAAGACTACTTCGAAACCGATCCGGCAATCGACGCGCGGCATACGATCGTCGTCGGCCACTCGCGGATGGGCAAGACAGCGCTTTGGGCGGGCGCGCAAGACGAGCGCTTTGCCATCGTGATCTCGAACAACTCGGGCTGCGGCGGAGCGGCACTCAGCCGGCGCGATTTCGGCGAGACCGTGGCCCGCATCAACCGCGTGTTCCCGCACTGGTTTTGCGACAACTATCGCCGTTACGACGGCAACGAAGCCGCTTGTCCGGTGGACCAGCACGAATTGATCGCGCTCTCTGCACCGCGGCCGGTCTACGTGGCCAGCGCCGAGGAGGACCCCTGGGCTGATCCGCGCGGCGAGTTTCTGGCCGTACAGGCTGCCGAGCCGGTCTATCGCCTGCTCGGAAAGACCGGTCTGGGGGCCAACGAGCTGCCGCCGGTCAATCAACCGATCGGCGGCGAGATGGGCTACCACATTCGCAGCGGTCAACACGCGCTGGCCGACTACGATTGGCTGCGGTACCTCGATTTCGCCGACCGTCATTTCGATCGGCGATCCCCCTGA
- a CDS encoding PEP-CTERM sorting domain-containing protein: MRYSTVLSGILVCSLLALPASNAGATVVRNLATGIDDVTSLKIANLAPDGQWIFGPGSQASFVGVTPVAADDTINPVLWLSDAASADSRWIIPFDKTHNDNAVLAGTYNFDTLVDLTGFDPTTASMRQLRYAADNRLERILVNGVEVWANLGAATEEFASWNSLPDFLGLGFFQPGVNALRFEVTNFAVDCTPCGLRLEGNIQAVPEPSSLVLAGLGVAGVLSMRWQRRRR, from the coding sequence GTGAGATACTCCACCGTACTGTCTGGCATTCTCGTTTGCAGCCTGCTTGCCCTTCCGGCGTCGAACGCCGGGGCCACCGTCGTCAGAAACCTGGCGACGGGCATCGACGACGTCACTTCGTTGAAGATCGCGAACCTTGCGCCCGACGGGCAGTGGATTTTTGGCCCCGGTTCGCAGGCGAGCTTCGTCGGCGTCACGCCGGTGGCGGCGGACGACACGATCAATCCGGTGCTTTGGCTGTCGGATGCGGCGTCGGCGGATTCTCGGTGGATCATCCCGTTCGATAAAACGCATAACGACAATGCGGTGCTTGCCGGGACGTACAACTTCGACACCTTGGTCGATTTGACCGGCTTTGACCCGACCACGGCATCGATGCGGCAGTTGCGCTACGCCGCAGACAATCGCCTGGAACGCATTCTGGTCAATGGCGTCGAGGTCTGGGCCAATCTTGGCGCTGCCACCGAAGAATTCGCGAGCTGGAACAGCCTTCCCGATTTCCTGGGGTTGGGCTTCTTCCAGCCAGGCGTCAACGCGCTCCGCTTCGAGGTCACGAACTTTGCCGTGGACTGCACGCCCTGCGGCCTGCGCCTCGAGGGCAACATCCAAGCAGTGCCTGAGCCGTCGAGCCTGGTCCTGGCAGGCCTCGGCGTGGCCGGCGTCCTCTCGATGCGTTGGCAGCGGCGGCGCAGGTGA